GCGCGACCGGCTCCCCCTCCACGACGAGCCGGACCCGCAGATCTCCGGAGCCGGCCTGCTCCACCAGCCGGCGGAGCTCGCCGAGACCCGGCTGCGGCGCCAGCGAGGCCGCTTCGCCGTCGGCCCGGAGCACGCCGAACAGCCGTCGCATCTCGGCGAGCGCGCCGCGGGCGGTCGCCTCCACCGCGGCCAGGTCGGCGGCCTCGGCGGCGTGGTCGGGCCCCAGCCGGCGGCGTACGGCCTGGGTCTGGATGGTCACCACGCTGATCGAGTGGGACACGATGTCGTGCAGCTCGCGGGCGATCCGGGTGCGCTCCTCGGCGGCCACCCGGGCCACCTCGAGCTCCCGGTCGCGCTGCAGCCGGTCCGCCCGCGCGATCGCTTCGGCGGCATGCGCCGAGCGCTGGCGTACGGCGGTGCCGACCGACCACGGGCCGACCAGGAAGACCAGGGCGGCGCCCAGGTCGCTGGGCTCCATGCCCTGCAGCGCCATCCCTCCGAGGAACGGGACCAGCAGGATCACCAGCCCGGCGTAGTTGCGCGGCGGGAGCGTCTCCACCCCCACCGTGTAGCAGAGCAGCACCAGGCTGAGCAGGGTGGCGAACTCGTGGTTCGGGTTGACCACCAGGTTCGCGCACACCGCGACCAGCGCGACGGTGAGCGGGTAGATCCGGCGCCAGGCGACCGCTGCCATCGCCACCCCCGCCACCCCGATGTGCTCCACCGGGGAGGTGACGTCACCGTTGAGCACCGCCTCGGCGATCGTCATCGCCACGAAGGCGGTGGCCAGCGCGACGTCCAGGCGCGGCGGACGTGTCCACGTCCTGGCCCCGGCCACCGCGGGTGCCGCGAGGGAGGAACCGGCCGACGACGTCACGGGGACGACCGTAGGACATCGCGGCGCCGTCGACATCGGTCTTGCGACAGAGATCCCGGTGCTCGACGGTGCTCGACGGGGCCGGCGCTCGTGTCCGAACCTTCTGCGCCCCTGGTCGCGTCTACCGTGCAACGGGGCCGGAACCGGCTCCTCGACAAGGGGGACTGCCATGGCGCGGAGAGATCCGGTCGCCTTCACCGAGTTTGTCGCGGCGCGCTCGGGCGCCTTGCACCGCACGGCCTACCTGATCCTCGGTGACCACGCGATGGCCCAGGACCTGGTCCAGGAGGCGCTGACCAAGACCTACGTCGCGTGGCCCCGGCTGCGCGAGGTCGCAAACGCGGAGGCCTACACCCGCCGGGTGATCGCCACTACCGCGATCTCCTGGGCCCGCCGCCGGTCCTGGCACGAGCGCCCCACCGAGGAGATCCCGGAGCGGCAGGTGCCCACGGAGTCCGACGCGGTGGCCACCCGCTCCTGGCTCTGGCAGGAGCTGCAGCGGCTCCCCGCCCGACAGCGGGCGGCGGTGGTGCTCCGCTACTACGACGACCTCACCGAGGCCCAGACCGCGGCGGCGATGGGCTGCGCGGTCGGCACCGTGAAGAGCCAGGTGTCCACCGGCTTGAAGCGGCTGCGTGAGCAGCTCGGCGACGACGTCGACCTGTTCTCCCCCGCCGCGACCGTCCCGAACGACTCGAACTCGAACGACAAGGTGGTGTCCCGATGACCGGGCTCCTGCACGACACCCTCGACGAGCGGGCCGGCTCCATGCCCTCGTCGTCCTTCGACGCCCAGCAG
The DNA window shown above is from Nocardioides mesophilus and carries:
- a CDS encoding sensor histidine kinase, whose product is MTSSAGSSLAAPAVAGARTWTRPPRLDVALATAFVAMTIAEAVLNGDVTSPVEHIGVAGVAMAAVAWRRIYPLTVALVAVCANLVVNPNHEFATLLSLVLLCYTVGVETLPPRNYAGLVILLVPFLGGMALQGMEPSDLGAALVFLVGPWSVGTAVRQRSAHAAEAIARADRLQRDRELEVARVAAEERTRIARELHDIVSHSISVVTIQTQAVRRRLGPDHAAEAADLAAVEATARGALAEMRRLFGVLRADGEAASLAPQPGLGELRRLVEQAGSGDLRVRLVVEGEPVALPPGIDLAAYRIAQEGLTNALRHSGASEATVRVRYGPASLGIEVDDDGAGLPAQGPGTGGHGLVGIRERVALYGGTVELTRGPAGGVRLVASLPVREGP
- a CDS encoding SigE family RNA polymerase sigma factor, with the translated sequence MARRDPVAFTEFVAARSGALHRTAYLILGDHAMAQDLVQEALTKTYVAWPRLREVANAEAYTRRVIATTAISWARRRSWHERPTEEIPERQVPTESDAVATRSWLWQELQRLPARQRAAVVLRYYDDLTEAQTAAAMGCAVGTVKSQVSTGLKRLREQLGDDVDLFSPAATVPNDSNSNDKVVSR